Genomic DNA from uncultured Fibrobacter sp.:
ATATAGTAGGGGCAGATGTTCTCATAATGCCCGTCTTTCATCAGAAAGCCCTTGGGGATCGTGCCCAATTGCACAAAACCGAGCCGTTCATACAGATGCCTGGCATGGATGTTGCTTTCCACGACAGCATTGAACTGAAGCACTCGATACCCCAGATCCCGCCCTTTTTTCAAGCAATCCATAACTAACTTCTCTCCGATGTGCCTGCCTCGCATGTCGGACGAAACAGCATAGCTGGCATTGCAAATGTGACCACACCGGCCAACATTGTTGGGGTGGAGAATGTATAGCCCGACCACTTCGCCGGAGTCCGCATCGATAGCGATGCCTGTGAATGACTGCGACTTGAAAAACTCGTCTCCCGTCTGCGGGTCAAGCAAATCCATTTGCGGAAACGCGATGCCATCCTCGACGATGTCGTTCCAGATTTCAACCGCATCGTTGATATACTTTGTATTATATTGTTCAATTTCAAGCATGAGAACAATCCTCTAATCTCGGCCTATTCCCCCAGCACGTGCCGGAGCGTATCGAGGAAAAGTTCGCCCGCCCGCGTGAACTGCTGGCCCCGCCGCCAAATGATGTACATGTTGGTGGTGAGCTCGGGCATGAGCGGCCTGAAGCACAGGCGCGAAGTGCGACTCGTATCCACCAGGCCGTCGAAAGTGAGCAGGTAGCCCGTGCCTTCCTTCGCAAGCACCGAACCGTTGTACGAAAGATCCAGCCCCACGATTACGTTCAGCCTCGAAATATCGTCGCCGAACCACTTCGGCAAATCCGCCACCATCGCCTGGCGCGACGCCATCAGCGGCTTGTCGAGCAAATCCTTCGGCTCGATGAAATCCCGCTTGGCCAGAGGGTCGTCGCGTCGCATTACCACGCCCCAGCGGTCCACCGAACGCACCGCAAGGCAGTTGTACTTTTCCAAATCAACGTTGTCTACAACCACCGCGAAATCAAAAATGCCCTTGTCCAGCTTTTCCAAGGCGCGCTCGCTGTCGCCCGAATATAAGTTGTACTTAATCTTCGGATAGTCGTCCCGGAGAATCCCGATGCACTTCGAAAGAAAATTCACGTTCCGCGATTCCGCGCAGGCAATGGCGATTTCACCCACCACCTCGTCTTCCTTCAGCGACTTGAAATCCTGCACCGTCCTGTCCGCCATCGAAAGGATATCCTCCGCACGCTCCCGCAAGAGTTCCCCCGCAGGCGTCAGCCGAATCGCGTAGTTCGTGCGCTCGAAAAGCTTCTCGCCCAGCTCCTCCTCCAACTCCTTGAGCTGGCGACTCACCGTCGGCTGCGTCACGCAAAGATTATCCGCCGCGCGCGAGACATTCCCCAACCGCGCCGCCTCCAGAAAATACCGTAAAACTCGAAGTTCCATACCCGAAAACTAATAAAATTCAAGCCCCGCAGGTATGAATTTGCAAAAATAATGCTCGGAAGGAATAACTAAGGCTTGTGAAAGCATGCTTTCTATGCCTTATAAGCATATCTAGTTATGAAAACAAAGTATTTGCAATATCTGAAAAAAGAGGTATATTTGAACATGTAAAGACTTCAACCGAGAGGAACCTATGAAAAAAGTATTGGTCTTGTCCAGCAGCTTGCGCAAGGGAAGCAACTCCGAAACCCTGGCGCAGGAGTTCGCGAAGGGTGCCGCCGAGGCGGGCAACAAGGTGGAATTCGAGTCGCTGCGTGGGAAGAAGATCGGTTTCTGCATGGGCTGCCTCGCTTGCCAGAAGAAGGGCAAGTGCGTCATCAAGGACGACGCTCCCGCCATTACCAAGAAGATGGAATCGGCCGAT
This window encodes:
- a CDS encoding GNAT family N-acetyltransferase is translated as MLEIEQYNTKYINDAVEIWNDIVEDGIAFPQMDLLDPQTGDEFFKSQSFTGIAIDADSGEVVGLYILHPNNVGRCGHICNASYAVSSDMRGRHIGEKLVMDCLKKGRDLGYRVLQFNAVVESNIHARHLYERLGFVQLGTIPKGFLMKDGHYENICPYY
- a CDS encoding LysR family transcriptional regulator translates to MELRVLRYFLEAARLGNVSRAADNLCVTQPTVSRQLKELEEELGEKLFERTNYAIRLTPAGELLRERAEDILSMADRTVQDFKSLKEDEVVGEIAIACAESRNVNFLSKCIGILRDDYPKIKYNLYSGDSERALEKLDKGIFDFAVVVDNVDLEKYNCLAVRSVDRWGVVMRRDDPLAKRDFIEPKDLLDKPLMASRQAMVADLPKWFGDDISRLNVIVGLDLSYNGSVLAKEGTGYLLTFDGLVDTSRTSRLCFRPLMPELTTNMYIIWRRGQQFTRAGELFLDTLRHVLGE